The Flectobacillus major DSM 103 genome has a window encoding:
- a CDS encoding TonB-dependent receptor: MKKNNTIRYWGGKIMKWTIIHLCITIVFTNISLAFDASAQELLDRRISIETINQNINVVLSEIEKNVDVKFSYSPNLIKASRKVTFTATNDKLSTVLERLLKPQKIKYEIVGRQIILRRELSEVIPNEKEEASSLVNIFEQTLTGTVTDESGIPLPGVTILVKGTQKGVNSDNNGKFKITVANEKAVLVFSFVGYIAQEIEVGTKTTINISLKADNKALEEVVVVGYGTKSRKDVTGSIASISTQDIKDMPVTNVAEGMAGKMPGVLIQQTTGAPGNSPSIKIRGFGSISAGNGPLIVVDGQPLSSGDLNNGSGLNLMNPNDIESVDVLKDASATAIFGSRGANGVMMITTKRGKAGRSRINFDFYTGVQQISKKMDMLNAQQFAEFSKDAANNAYLERVAGALVTDPNSVRPAGGRYRYPRGEFAGINFDNPASLTSYDYQSLIFRQAPISNYQLSGSGGSEKVQYMVSGNFLTQDGIINTSGLKRYTFRSNIDAQLSPKLKVGMSMSPSFTTERRVNSDGHWANNGVINAALSQAPIISIYQADGVTYNSQASIAGAYDWAGVTNPVANITELDNTANTLRLLGNAYAELAIWKSLKYRGSIGGDFNYFRQNQFQTSALPLNQLLPPNANSASSTTSQNINWVTSHTLSYNFDINKDHHFDALVGLEAQKNDFESNRVNANKFPNDLVRTLNAGVIIGGSSLKEQWSLASYFGRIGYTYKDKYLFNGSIRQDGSSRFGVNQRNGIFPSASVGWRISEESFLKNSNVISDMKFKASYGLAGNNAFNNYGSIGLLSSDNYVFGNNLVNGLATTSIGNDNLTWEKSRQTDIGLELGLLKRRIFLTIDYYSRITTDLLLSVQVPTLTGFSTASRNIGKVENKGMEFGLVTRNITGEFQWSTDFNVSFNRNKVLALGPTGDAIRSGSGVGETNITVIGKPLGNFYGFKQLGVFKDQADLDSYPHEATARPGDVKFEDVNGDGKINADDRTIIGNNQPDFIYGMTNTFSFKGIDIGISVQGIQGGQILNLSRRFIENLEGSQNQLTTVLNRWRSPQDPGNGVVPRANQRTTGNSNAISSRWVESASYFRIRNITIGYNIPKKLIERVKIQSLRLYGGVQNAFTSTKYLGYNPEVSGYENALTGGVDYGSYPLARTYTIGLNIGF; this comes from the coding sequence ATGAAAAAAAATAATACCATCCGTTACTGGGGGGGTAAAATTATGAAATGGACTATAATACATTTATGTATAACTATCGTCTTTACTAATATTTCATTAGCATTTGATGCATCAGCCCAAGAACTACTCGATCGTCGTATTTCTATAGAAACTATTAATCAGAATATCAACGTGGTACTCTCAGAAATTGAGAAAAACGTTGATGTAAAATTCTCGTATAGCCCCAACCTTATCAAAGCTTCGAGAAAGGTAACTTTCACAGCCACCAACGATAAGCTGTCGACGGTATTGGAGCGGTTGTTGAAGCCTCAAAAAATTAAGTATGAGATTGTTGGACGACAGATAATTCTTAGAAGAGAACTGTCGGAGGTAATCCCAAACGAAAAAGAAGAAGCGTCAAGCCTCGTCAATATTTTTGAACAAACCCTTACAGGAACAGTAACCGACGAAAGTGGTATTCCTTTGCCAGGGGTTACTATTTTGGTAAAAGGTACACAAAAAGGCGTAAACTCAGACAACAACGGGAAGTTTAAAATAACAGTAGCCAACGAAAAGGCAGTATTGGTATTTTCGTTTGTGGGCTATATTGCCCAAGAAATAGAAGTAGGTACTAAAACCACAATTAATATTTCTTTGAAAGCCGACAACAAAGCCCTTGAGGAAGTTGTCGTGGTAGGTTATGGTACAAAAAGCCGCAAAGATGTAACAGGTTCTATTGCTTCGATTAGTACACAAGACATTAAAGATATGCCTGTAACCAATGTTGCAGAAGGTATGGCTGGAAAAATGCCTGGGGTTTTGATACAACAAACTACAGGTGCTCCGGGCAATAGCCCCTCAATCAAAATTCGGGGGTTTGGGTCTATTAGTGCTGGCAATGGCCCATTGATTGTGGTTGATGGTCAGCCTCTTAGCTCAGGAGACCTGAATAATGGAAGTGGCCTAAACCTGATGAATCCCAACGATATAGAAAGTGTTGATGTGCTGAAAGATGCTTCTGCAACGGCTATTTTTGGGTCGAGAGGAGCCAATGGGGTAATGATGATAACCACCAAGCGAGGCAAAGCTGGTAGAAGTCGTATCAATTTTGACTTTTACACGGGTGTACAGCAAATCAGCAAAAAAATGGATATGCTCAATGCACAGCAGTTTGCCGAATTTAGTAAAGATGCTGCCAATAATGCCTATTTAGAGCGAGTAGCGGGTGCTTTGGTAACAGACCCCAACAGTGTTCGTCCTGCTGGTGGCCGTTATCGTTATCCAAGAGGCGAATTTGCGGGTATTAATTTTGACAACCCCGCCAGCTTAACTTCATACGATTATCAGAGCCTTATTTTTCGTCAAGCTCCTATTAGTAACTATCAGTTATCGGGTTCGGGTGGCTCTGAAAAGGTACAATATATGGTTTCTGGCAACTTCCTTACTCAAGATGGCATTATCAATACATCGGGCTTAAAGCGTTATACTTTTCGCTCAAATATAGATGCTCAGTTGTCGCCTAAGTTAAAAGTAGGAATGAGTATGAGCCCTTCATTTACAACCGAGCGTCGGGTCAATTCAGATGGTCACTGGGCCAACAACGGTGTTATTAATGCGGCATTGTCACAAGCTCCTATTATTTCTATTTATCAGGCCGACGGCGTAACCTATAATTCGCAGGCATCTATTGCAGGAGCTTACGACTGGGCAGGTGTAACCAACCCAGTAGCCAATATTACCGAACTCGACAATACAGCCAATACATTGAGGTTGCTTGGTAATGCTTATGCCGAGTTGGCTATTTGGAAAAGCCTCAAATACCGTGGAAGTATAGGCGGTGATTTTAACTATTTCCGTCAAAATCAATTTCAAACTTCGGCTCTTCCACTCAACCAATTGTTGCCACCTAATGCCAATTCGGCCTCGTCGACTACCAGCCAGAATATCAACTGGGTAACAAGCCATACATTGAGCTATAACTTTGATATAAACAAAGATCATCATTTTGATGCTTTGGTAGGCTTGGAAGCACAGAAAAATGATTTTGAAAGTAATAGGGTCAATGCCAATAAGTTTCCTAACGACCTTGTAAGGACACTCAATGCTGGGGTTATTATTGGAGGTAGCTCATTAAAAGAACAATGGTCGTTGGCTTCGTATTTTGGGCGTATTGGGTATACTTACAAAGACAAATATCTTTTCAATGGCTCTATTCGTCAGGATGGCTCTTCTCGTTTTGGTGTTAATCAACGCAATGGTATTTTTCCTTCGGCCTCGGTAGGTTGGCGAATAAGCGAAGAGTCTTTCTTGAAAAATAGTAATGTTATTTCGGATATGAAATTCAAAGCTAGTTACGGATTGGCAGGTAACAACGCTTTTAATAATTATGGCTCGATTGGCCTATTGAGTAGTGACAACTATGTTTTTGGCAATAACCTTGTTAATGGCTTGGCTACAACCAGTATCGGTAACGATAATTTGACATGGGAAAAAAGCCGCCAAACCGACATAGGCTTAGAGCTGGGTTTGTTGAAAAGACGTATCTTTTTGACCATAGATTATTACTCTCGTATTACTACCGACTTGTTGCTATCGGTGCAAGTACCCACTCTTACGGGTTTTTCTACGGCTAGTCGCAATATCGGTAAAGTTGAAAATAAGGGAATGGAGTTTGGCTTAGTAACTCGCAATATTACTGGCGAATTTCAGTGGAGTACCGATTTTAATGTGTCGTTCAACCGAAACAAAGTGCTAGCCTTAGGGCCAACAGGCGATGCGATTCGCAGTGGGTCGGGTGTTGGCGAAACCAATATTACCGTTATTGGAAAGCCACTTGGTAATTTTTATGGGTTCAAACAGCTCGGTGTATTTAAAGACCAAGCCGATTTGGATAGCTACCCACACGAAGCAACGGCTCGCCCTGGCGATGTGAAGTTTGAAGATGTGAATGGCGATGGAAAAATCAATGCCGATGACCGTACCATTATTGGTAATAACCAACCCGATTTTATTTATGGTATGACCAATACCTTTTCATTCAAAGGCATCGACATAGGTATTTCGGTACAAGGAATACAAGGTGGACAAATCCTCAACTTGAGTCGCCGATTTATCGAAAACCTCGAAGGAAGTCAAAATCAGCTTACTACGGTCTTGAACCGCTGGCGTTCGCCTCAAGACCCAGGCAATGGTGTTGTACCACGTGCCAACCAACGCACTACGGGTAATAGCAATGCTATTTCGAGCAGATGGGTAGAAAGTGCCAGTTATTTCCGTATCAGAAATATTACGATAGGATATAACATTCCTAAAAAATTGATTGAACGTGTCAAAATCCAAAGCCTTCGTTTATATGGTGGTGTTCAAAACGCCTTTACTTCAACCAAATATTTAGGATATAACCCCGAAGTAAGTGGCTACGAAAATGCCCTTACTGGTGGTGTCGATTACGGCTCGTATCCTTTGGCTCGTACCTATACGATTGGTTTAAATATTGGTTTTTAA
- a CDS encoding RagB/SusD family nutrient uptake outer membrane protein, with protein MKIRYIYLSFLMLGLSSCKDSFLSLAPISSANTATFYKTSSDMINALNASYGSLQSAGQYGNYYVVSEIPSDDTTPVLSGSVTDQDEFDKFYLRTTNPFLAARWSDGYRGIYRTNAILDRIGAVQMDETLKKRIVGESKFLRALMYFNLVRVFGDVPLVLKEITDPNDGYNYSRTAVADVYAQIIKDLQEAETDLPDRYTGADLGRATKGAAKSLLGKVYLTRKQYAEAATKLKEVIDGGVYDLLPNYADVFKVANKNHKESIFDIQYKKGSIGEGNGLPNAYAPENSGNSVVLFGGGGNNRPTADFVNAYESGDLRKSVSMSTSYVNAQGITVEYNYIKKYLDTPITSGDSEDNFPVLRYADVLLMYAEALNETGKPIDALPFLNRVRQRAGLASKTTLSQAEMRLALEQERRIELSFEGHRWFDLVRTGRAIPVLTAKAQAIGIKTNLTENNLLFAVPQSQIDINPSKIKQNAGY; from the coding sequence ATGAAAATAAGATATATATACCTTAGCTTTCTGATGCTTGGGCTAAGCAGTTGCAAGGATAGCTTTTTGAGTTTGGCTCCTATTTCATCGGCCAATACTGCTACCTTTTACAAAACAAGTAGCGATATGATTAATGCCCTCAATGCTAGTTATGGCTCGTTGCAGTCGGCAGGTCAATATGGCAACTATTATGTAGTATCCGAAATCCCCTCCGACGATACCACTCCTGTGCTTTCGGGTTCTGTAACCGACCAAGACGAATTTGATAAATTTTATTTGCGTACGACCAATCCCTTTTTGGCTGCTCGCTGGAGCGACGGCTATCGTGGTATTTATCGGACAAATGCTATTTTGGACAGAATAGGAGCCGTACAAATGGATGAAACCCTCAAAAAACGTATTGTGGGTGAATCCAAGTTTTTGAGGGCTTTGATGTATTTCAATCTTGTGCGGGTATTTGGCGATGTACCTTTGGTTTTGAAAGAAATCACCGACCCTAACGATGGATACAATTATAGCAGAACAGCCGTAGCTGATGTTTATGCTCAGATTATCAAAGATTTACAAGAGGCAGAAACCGACCTTCCAGACCGATATACAGGTGCTGACCTTGGGCGAGCTACCAAAGGGGCTGCCAAATCTTTACTAGGAAAGGTGTATTTGACTCGTAAGCAATATGCCGAAGCTGCTACCAAACTCAAAGAGGTAATTGATGGTGGTGTTTATGACTTATTGCCCAATTATGCAGATGTATTTAAGGTAGCCAACAAAAATCATAAAGAATCCATTTTTGATATTCAATACAAAAAAGGGTCGATTGGTGAGGGTAATGGCTTGCCTAATGCCTATGCTCCCGAAAATTCGGGCAACTCGGTAGTTTTGTTTGGAGGTGGTGGCAACAACCGCCCAACCGCAGATTTTGTTAATGCTTACGAATCGGGTGATTTACGAAAAAGTGTTTCTATGTCAACTAGTTATGTAAATGCACAAGGTATAACTGTAGAATATAATTATATTAAAAAGTATTTGGATACTCCAATAACCAGTGGCGACTCGGAAGATAATTTCCCCGTTTTGCGTTATGCCGATGTTTTGTTGATGTATGCCGAAGCCCTGAACGAAACAGGAAAACCAATAGATGCTTTGCCGTTTTTGAATCGGGTTCGTCAGCGAGCAGGCTTGGCTAGTAAAACCACTTTGAGTCAGGCCGAAATGCGTTTAGCTCTTGAACAAGAACGCCGAATAGAGTTGTCTTTTGAAGGCCATCGCTGGTTTGACCTTGTGCGTACTGGCAGGGCAATTCCTGTACTAACAGCCAAGGCTCAGGCAATCGGTATCAAAACCAACCTTACCGAAAACAATTTGTTGTTTGCTGTACCTCAAAGCCAAATAGATATTAACCCTTCCAAAATTAAACAGAATGCAGGGTACTAA
- a CDS encoding MarR family winged helix-turn-helix transcriptional regulator, protein MEATQRSFKLLFGSAIRAFLKQSTKEFENQGLKISPEQHYILRILTQEDSIQSDLAEILQKDKSAIMRHIDQLETLGYVIRVNDATDRRKKHIVITELGTSVFNQGEEIINTLSEKNMEGISDEEITIFQNVLIKLKENAEK, encoded by the coding sequence ATGGAAGCAACACAACGCTCATTTAAGCTTTTATTTGGTAGTGCAATAAGAGCTTTTCTTAAGCAATCAACAAAAGAGTTTGAAAATCAGGGACTTAAAATATCGCCTGAACAGCATTATATACTTCGAATCTTGACACAAGAAGATTCTATTCAATCTGATTTAGCTGAAATTCTACAAAAGGATAAGTCGGCAATTATGCGTCATATCGACCAACTCGAAACACTTGGTTATGTAATCAGAGTGAATGATGCTACCGACCGCCGCAAAAAACACATCGTCATTACCGAATTAGGCACTTCTGTTTTTAATCAAGGAGAAGAAATTATCAATACACTTTCTGAAAAAAATATGGAAGGTATTTCTGACGAAGAAATTACTATTTTTCAAAATGTACTTATCAAATTAAAAGAAAATGCAGAAAAGTAA
- a CDS encoding TolC family protein produces MKKNKIFFYLILFVLGYDTQAQKNISLKECVDFALKNHLSNTVYENEIAIAQQKSTEALAGYLPQVSTNVTFDDNLKRQVSIIPAGAFSPTEIKLQFGTQYNTSAIAQVDQVIYDKSMLVGIKAAEPNNQVAILKKEQNQDNIIYNTVASYFQVLVYVEQEKITLENEKKYRELLDILKLRLEKGVIKKTDYDRTKASLNNIVSQKSILQMNKQVALNKLKYAMGMSLDEDINVLEMPNYETLAVIGDDNGFELNNLLDYKIQTNNMYLQEFDVKRKQAAFMPTVSMYARYGASSFGNSLGSSFNNWFDFSTIGLKVNIPIFSGYRKNSQLKQAEISLLNAKTNIKLSADNMRLAFKNSNAQLQKSQSDLGINRENLYFAKEVFESSNVEYQKGVSTLSDLLNADYSYKEAQSNYITSLINVLSSRLEYEKSKGNLKSYINQF; encoded by the coding sequence ATGAAAAAGAATAAGATTTTCTTTTATCTGATATTATTCGTTTTGGGCTATGATACACAGGCACAAAAGAACATATCTTTAAAAGAATGCGTAGATTTTGCTCTCAAAAATCACCTCAGCAATACGGTTTATGAAAATGAAATCGCTATTGCCCAACAGAAATCAACCGAAGCTTTGGCGGGTTATTTGCCACAGGTAAGTACCAATGTTACCTTCGACGACAACCTTAAACGTCAGGTTTCTATTATTCCTGCGGGTGCTTTTAGTCCAACTGAAATTAAGCTACAGTTTGGTACTCAGTACAATACCAGTGCCATAGCCCAGGTAGACCAAGTGATTTATGACAAGTCTATGTTGGTAGGTATCAAGGCTGCCGAACCAAATAATCAAGTAGCTATTTTGAAAAAAGAACAAAACCAAGATAACATCATTTACAATACGGTAGCGTCCTATTTTCAAGTATTGGTGTATGTCGAGCAGGAGAAGATTACTTTAGAGAACGAAAAAAAATACCGAGAACTACTCGATATTCTCAAATTACGCTTAGAAAAAGGGGTTATCAAAAAAACAGATTACGACCGTACCAAAGCAAGCTTAAATAATATTGTTTCGCAAAAATCTATTTTGCAAATGAACAAACAAGTGGCACTTAACAAACTCAAATACGCCATGGGAATGTCGCTAGACGAGGATATTAATGTTTTGGAAATGCCTAATTACGAAACACTTGCTGTTATTGGCGACGACAACGGTTTTGAACTAAACAACCTGTTAGACTACAAAATCCAAACCAATAATATGTATCTCCAAGAGTTTGATGTAAAACGCAAACAAGCCGCATTTATGCCTACAGTATCGATGTATGCCCGCTATGGAGCTTCGAGTTTTGGAAATAGCTTGGGGAGTTCTTTTAACAATTGGTTTGATTTTTCAACCATTGGTTTGAAAGTAAATATTCCGATTTTTAGTGGTTATCGCAAAAATAGCCAATTAAAACAAGCCGAAATAAGTTTGTTGAATGCCAAAACCAATATCAAATTAAGTGCTGATAATATGAGGTTGGCCTTCAAAAACTCCAACGCTCAGTTACAAAAATCTCAATCAGATTTAGGAATCAATCGTGAAAACCTCTATTTCGCCAAAGAAGTTTTTGAAAGTAGCAATGTAGAATACCAAAAAGGCGTATCTACGCTTTCAGACTTGCTCAATGCCGATTATTCTTACAAAGAAGCACAAAGTAATTATATCACTTCTTTGATAAATGTACTAAGCTCAAGACTCGAATACGAAAAATCAAAAGGTAACTTAAAAAGCTATATCAACCAATTCTAA
- a CDS encoding efflux RND transporter periplasmic adaptor subunit → MKKSFIITLSVLAVIGAIAFTLAKNKSKIEANKVVVDRSIIPVAVSTTKADFQPYDGKVNLPANLELTNEATIAIGVQGKIEKLAIEVGSRVSKGQVIGQLDAKLKVINLKANELALEKLEKEYQRNSDLFKGNAGTELSVINAKYDVENTRIQIEQTKQQIADGNIIAPISGVVTSRKLMAGEYVSPGTVIATVVDDIHLKTVVFVNEKDVYQLKLGQTATITSDIFPNKNFVGTVKFISPKGDENHNYRVELQLNTNQLRAGTYVMVSFDLGHKASVLQIPKLALVEGTKNPYVYIVEGNVAKIQKITVGREIGENIEVVAGLQAGQEVVTSGQINLTNGSKISKTTNQ, encoded by the coding sequence ATGAAAAAGTCTTTCATCATAACATTATCTGTACTAGCTGTGATAGGAGCTATCGCTTTTACGCTTGCCAAAAATAAAAGTAAAATCGAAGCCAATAAGGTAGTTGTTGATCGCTCGATTATTCCTGTGGCAGTATCTACCACAAAGGCCGATTTTCAGCCCTACGATGGCAAAGTAAACTTGCCTGCCAATTTGGAATTGACTAACGAAGCTACTATTGCTATTGGGGTTCAGGGCAAAATCGAAAAGCTTGCTATCGAAGTAGGCTCACGAGTAAGCAAAGGACAAGTAATAGGTCAGTTAGATGCTAAATTGAAAGTTATCAATTTGAAAGCCAATGAATTAGCCCTTGAAAAATTGGAAAAAGAGTATCAGCGAAACAGCGATTTGTTCAAAGGAAATGCTGGTACAGAACTAAGCGTAATCAATGCTAAATACGACGTTGAAAATACTCGCATTCAAATCGAACAAACTAAACAACAAATTGCCGATGGTAATATCATTGCTCCAATTAGTGGCGTAGTTACTTCTCGCAAATTGATGGCAGGTGAATATGTAAGTCCAGGAACGGTTATCGCTACGGTTGTTGACGATATTCATTTGAAAACTGTAGTTTTTGTCAATGAAAAAGACGTATATCAATTGAAGTTAGGACAAACGGCTACGATTACTTCAGATATTTTTCCCAACAAAAACTTTGTAGGCACAGTGAAATTTATTTCGCCAAAAGGTGACGAAAACCATAATTATCGTGTGGAATTGCAATTGAATACCAATCAATTAAGAGCTGGTACTTATGTAATGGTGAGTTTTGATTTAGGCCACAAAGCGAGTGTATTGCAAATTCCAAAATTGGCTTTGGTAGAAGGTACTAAAAATCCTTATGTGTATATCGTAGAAGGCAATGTAGCGAAGATACAAAAAATTACGGTTGGTCGTGAAATTGGTGAAAATATTGAAGTAGTTGCTGGTTTACAAGCTGGACAAGAAGTAGTTACGAGCGGACAAATCAATTTGACTAATGGAAGTAAAATTTCAAAAACTACTAACCAATAA
- a CDS encoding efflux RND transporter permease subunit, whose protein sequence is MSITEISIKRPLLITVIFVTLILFGFVSYKQLNYNLLPKFEANVIIVQTTYRGASSDEIQNVITKPIEEAVSAIEGIDKIASSSSEGLSLITVQLKSGINTLDAQRDAERKINQIKSTLPDDADDPVVNRFNTDEIPVLRISASANMSEPELYDLIDQKIKPILSNVAGVGTVRLIGGNEREIQVNLDNDKLQAYNISSAQVNQMIANSNSSYPAGSVLSNSNRTSIRLDAKLVKVEELRNLIIRQNADGSRVLLRDLAVITDGQTETKTLNRNNGKAGIGIEIVKQADANAVNVSKSVKEKLKEIQANYASKKFSYDIAADQSIYTLASADAVMHDLFLAIIIVGAVMLFFLHSFRSSLFVLVAIPSAMIPTFILMYIFGFSLNLMTLMGLSLVVGILVDDSIVVLENIYRYLEMGRNKVDAALEGRQEIGFTAIAITLVDVVVFLPLSMSGGLIGNILREFSLVVVFSTLMSLFVSFTLTPLLASRWGKVEILSESTLWGKINLGFERFLDAVKEEYGKLLTWSLGHKRWVLIAIIVMFIGSVSLLATGFIGSSFAGSGDRGEFAIQLEMAPQTPLAQTNLLTKQVEQLLLQKPEVTKVFANVGTQTGAVGTGSSNSNISEISVTLVEKEHRTVSTDAFSTAIRDEINKIPGLKVVIRPVSLTGGSEAPIQIAIKGVDMAVIQDVANQIKAIVRKTPGTDYVEFSTKSLKTEIAIQLDRDKIANAGLSIPEVGGAIQLAFRGNDQSKFKQAGEEYPINISLEKSDKRSIENVRELTLRNSRNAIIKLKDVATVSEIVGQSVLERSDRMNSIKVTASSVGRPTGTIVADIQKQIAKIKIPDGVVIDYQGEAQRQKDAFGSLGLAMLLGILLVYLIMVALYESVVYPFVVLFSIPVALIGALLALALTMESLTIFAIVGLIMLLGLVAKNGILIVDFTNHLKEKGLSVKEALIEAGKERLRPILMTTIAMITGMLPIALASGSGAEVKNGMAWVIIGGLTSSMFLTLLLVPCMYYIIESLKNKVLGIRAKKA, encoded by the coding sequence ATGTCAATTACCGAAATATCCATCAAACGACCATTACTGATTACAGTAATTTTCGTAACGCTTATTTTGTTTGGTTTTGTAAGTTATAAACAGCTCAATTATAACCTATTACCCAAATTTGAAGCCAATGTAATCATTGTTCAAACGACGTATCGTGGTGCTTCGTCCGACGAAATTCAGAACGTGATTACCAAACCAATCGAAGAAGCCGTTTCGGCCATCGAAGGAATTGATAAAATTGCTTCTTCCTCATCTGAAGGTCTTTCTTTGATTACCGTTCAGTTGAAATCGGGCATTAATACCCTTGATGCCCAAAGAGATGCAGAGCGGAAAATCAACCAAATTAAATCTACTTTGCCCGACGATGCCGACGACCCTGTGGTAAACCGATTCAATACCGACGAAATTCCAGTATTAAGAATCAGTGCTTCGGCAAATATGTCTGAACCTGAATTGTATGATTTAATCGACCAAAAAATCAAACCTATTTTATCAAACGTTGCAGGCGTTGGTACTGTTCGTTTGATTGGTGGCAACGAGCGTGAAATTCAAGTAAACCTAGATAACGACAAGCTTCAAGCTTATAATATTTCTTCGGCACAAGTCAACCAAATGATTGCCAATAGCAATAGTTCGTATCCTGCTGGTAGTGTATTGAGTAATAGCAATCGTACTTCTATCCGTTTGGATGCCAAATTGGTAAAAGTAGAAGAATTAAGAAACTTGATTATTCGTCAGAATGCCGATGGAAGTAGAGTTTTGTTGAGAGACCTTGCCGTAATTACAGACGGACAAACCGAAACCAAAACCCTGAACCGTAACAACGGAAAAGCAGGTATCGGTATCGAAATCGTAAAACAAGCCGATGCCAATGCCGTAAATGTAAGTAAATCTGTAAAGGAAAAGCTGAAGGAAATTCAAGCGAATTATGCTTCAAAAAAATTCTCTTATGACATTGCCGCCGACCAATCTATTTATACGTTGGCTTCTGCCGATGCCGTAATGCACGATTTGTTCTTGGCGATTATCATTGTAGGGGCGGTAATGTTGTTTTTCTTACATAGTTTCAGAAGTTCTTTGTTTGTGTTGGTTGCTATTCCTTCGGCAATGATTCCGACTTTTATTTTGATGTACATCTTTGGCTTTTCGCTCAACTTGATGACCTTGATGGGACTTTCTTTAGTCGTTGGTATCTTGGTGGATGACAGTATTGTGGTATTAGAAAATATCTATCGTTACCTCGAAATGGGCAGAAATAAAGTAGATGCAGCCCTTGAAGGACGACAAGAAATTGGTTTCACCGCCATTGCCATTACTTTGGTGGACGTTGTGGTATTTTTACCGCTTTCGATGAGTGGCGGTTTGATTGGAAATATCTTGCGTGAGTTTTCATTGGTAGTAGTATTTTCTACTTTGATGAGTTTGTTTGTGTCGTTTACGCTTACGCCATTGTTGGCTTCAAGATGGGGAAAAGTTGAAATCTTGAGTGAATCAACACTTTGGGGAAAAATCAACTTAGGTTTTGAAAGATTTTTGGATGCCGTAAAAGAAGAGTACGGAAAACTCCTTACTTGGTCGTTAGGTCATAAAAGATGGGTATTGATTGCTATTATCGTTATGTTTATTGGTTCGGTTTCGTTGTTGGCAACGGGTTTTATTGGTTCATCTTTTGCAGGTTCGGGCGACCGTGGCGAGTTTGCTATTCAACTTGAAATGGCACCTCAAACCCCTTTGGCACAAACCAACTTGCTGACCAAACAAGTAGAACAACTACTTTTACAAAAGCCAGAAGTAACAAAAGTATTTGCTAACGTTGGTACGCAAACGGGTGCGGTGGGTACGGGAAGCTCTAATTCAAACATTTCTGAAATATCAGTTACTTTGGTTGAAAAAGAACACAGAACGGTTTCTACCGATGCTTTTAGTACAGCGATTCGTGATGAGATTAATAAAATTCCTGGTTTGAAAGTCGTAATTCGCCCCGTAAGTCTTACAGGCGGTAGCGAAGCACCGATTCAAATTGCCATAAAAGGCGTAGATATGGCTGTGATTCAGGATGTGGCTAATCAAATCAAAGCTATTGTTCGTAAAACACCGGGAACTGATTACGTAGAATTTAGTACCAAAAGCTTAAAAACTGAAATTGCCATTCAGCTCGACCGTGACAAAATTGCCAATGCAGGACTAAGTATTCCAGAAGTGGGCGGGGCGATTCAGTTGGCATTTAGAGGAAACGACCAGTCGAAATTTAAACAAGCAGGGGAGGAATATCCGATTAATATTTCTTTAGAAAAGTCTGATAAACGTTCTATCGAAAATGTACGTGAACTTACGCTTCGCAATAGCAGAAATGCTATTATAAAATTGAAAGACGTAGCCACTGTTTCTGAAATTGTAGGACAATCAGTATTGGAACGCTCTGACCGAATGAATTCTATCAAAGTAACGGCTTCGTCGGTTGGTCGCCCAACGGGAACGATTGTGGCGGATATTCAAAAACAAATTGCCAAAATCAAAATTCCAGATGGTGTAGTGATTGATTATCAAGGAGAAGCACAACGCCAAAAAGATGCTTTTGGTAGCTTAGGTTTGGCCATGTTGCTGGGAATTTTGTTGGTATACTTAATCATGGTTGCTCTTTACGAAAGCGTAGTCTATCCATTTGTCGTACTTTTCTCAATACCTGTGGCATTGATTGGAGCATTATTAGCCTTGGCTTTAACGATGGAATCACTCACGATTTTTGCCATTGTTGGTCTGATTATGCTCTTGGGTTTAGTAGCCAAAAACGGTATTTTGATTGTTGATTTTACTAATCATCTCAAAGAAAAAGGTTTATCAGTAAAAGAAGCCTTGATCGAAGCAGGCAAAGAACGTTTACGTCCGATTTTGATGACGACCATCGCCATGATTACAGGTATGTTGCCGATTGCTTTAGCCTCAGGTTCGGGAGCAGAAGTAAAAAATGGTATGGCTTGGGTAATTATTGGTGGCTTGACAAGCTCCATGTTTTTGACCCTACTTTTAGTGCCTTGTATGTATTATATCATCGAGTCGTTGAAGAATAAAGTGTTAGGCATTCGAGCTAAAAAAGCTTAG